The following proteins come from a genomic window of Rutidosis leptorrhynchoides isolate AG116_Rl617_1_P2 chromosome 10, CSIRO_AGI_Rlap_v1, whole genome shotgun sequence:
- the LOC139871460 gene encoding uncharacterized protein, with protein MVGAEESSSGKKSGSAIDTNSPMYIHPSDYPKQMHVNETLTDNKYTDWSQEMMNFLFAKNKVGFVDGSIKKPDNNSPQYMLWMGCDAMIKGWLTIAMEKEIRTSVKYANSTYEIWNNLEKKVHLEHMS; from the coding sequence ATGGTTGGCGCTGAAGAATCTTCGTCCGGAAAGAAATCTGGCAGTGCAATCGACACCAACTCTCCGATGTATATTCATCCGTCGGACTACCCAAAACAAATGCATGTCAATGAAACTCTTACTGATAACAAGTATACGGATTGGTCTCAAGAGATGATGAACTTTCTCTTTGCCAAAAACAAAGTTGGTTTTGTAGATGGATCCATCAAGAAACCGGACAACAACTCTCCTCAATATATGTTGTGGATGGGTTGTGATGCAATGATAAAGGGTTGGTTGACCATTGCGATGGAGAAAGAAATAAGAACCAGCGTTAAGTACGCCAATTCAACGTACGAGATATGGAACAATTTGGAAAAGAAAGTGCACCTAGAGCATATGAGTTGA